A window of the Brassica napus cultivar Da-Ae chromosome A2, Da-Ae, whole genome shotgun sequence genome harbors these coding sequences:
- the LOC106431396 gene encoding uncharacterized protein LOC106431396, translating into MSLFLSRISKLSAYKVKNARFFSSLPESSPYLLLSSEKLGETCEGNETVRQKLFDPRKEETVSGSEKTLPKELEGDILVGASKGWVLSMDKKDSSLHLTDLCKPWVSSSPRVMSLPSLGFDPCVTVKQVSLSSSSPDECTVAANFSESQLSVCRTNCDSSWTHFKTPFPLLQASDLMYSKRDNAFYFASNKGLYMGSLHLSSNKLKYQELRFSSLPKFPEAEWEMLDTCFMSKHFVESPSGELFFVKWYRQFLHKENNNNGRREVEDIHSKTRRFMVFRQDDNTKALSYTQDIGDLCIFLGKSEAFCLSASLYPGLKPNSIYYIGSGLGSYHLPSGTVRPYNPLGSPKTLHAPFWLDPISS; encoded by the exons atgtcTCTGTTTCTCAGCCGAATCTCGAAGCTCTCT GCTTACAAGGTGAAGAATGCTCGCTTCTTCTCATCGCTTCCTGAGTCGTCTCCGTATCTGCTGCTGAGCAGTGAGAAGTTGGGAGAGACTTGTGAGGGTAACGAAACCGTACGTCAAAAGTTGTTCGATCCGAGGAAGGAGGAAACAGTGAGTGGTAGTGAGAAAACCCTTCCCAAGGAGCTCGAAGGGGACATTCTCGTGGGAGCATCTAAAGGATGGGTTCTTTCTATGGACAAGAAGGATTCTTCCCTACATCTCACGGATCTGTGCAAGCCATGGGTCTCTTCTTCGCCAAGAGTCATGTCCTTGCCAAGTCTAGGGTTCGATCCTTGTGTCACCGTGAAACAAgtgtctctctcctcttcttcccCTGACGAGTGCACTGTAGCTGCAAACTTCAGTGAGTCTCAGCTAAGTGTGTGCAGGACTAATTGCGACTCTAGTTGGACTCATTTCAAAACCCCTTTCCCACTCTTGCAAGCCTCTGATCTCATGTACTCCAAAAGAGACAATGCCTTCTACTTTGCGAGTAACAAGGGTCTCTACATGGGTTCGCTGCATCTCAGCAGCAACAAGCTCAAGTATCAAGAACTGCGCTTCAGTAGCCTGCCTAAGTTCCCAGAGGCTGAGTGGGAGATGTTGGATACATGTTTCATGAGCAAACACTTTGTGGAGTCACCCTCTGGTGAACTTTTCTTTGTCAAGTGGTACCGCCAGTTTTTGCACAAGGAGAATAATAATAATGGGAGGAGGGAAGTGGAAGATATTCATAGCAAAACCAGGCGGTTCATGGTTTTTAGACAAGATGACAATACCAAAGCCCTTTCTTACACTCAAGACATTGGGGATCTCTGCATCTTCCTTGGCAAGAGTGAAGCTTTCTGTCTCTCCGCCAGCTTGTACCCGGGGCTCAAACCTAACTCCATCTACTACATTGGCTCTGGACTTGGTTCATACCATCTCCCTTCTGGTACTGTCCGTCCCTACAATCCCCTTGGTTCACCTAAAACACTCCACGCGCCTTTCTGGCTTGATCCTATCTCTAGCTAG